A single Streptomyces mirabilis DNA region contains:
- a CDS encoding ABC transporter permease: MKKFDKERVLLAVAGPVIALVAAIALTSVVLLASGKSPFEPYSLMLQQATYSDTQVLIINQASLYYIAALGVAIGFRMNLFNIGVDGQYRLGAMMTAVVGAHLALPSFLQIPVLMLVAVFTGAFWAGIAGVLKVTRGVSEVVATIMLNAIATSLIGYLTAENIWGVQVGNNNTTGIMKKSGWFPGINLGADVGEIYGMVFIAILMGVLYWLVLNRTRFGFDLRATGASETAAAASGVDAKKMVLTAMLISGAIAGFSGLPLLLGDAHTYSLSFPAGLGFTAIGIALLGRNNPGGIALAALLWAFLDKASPALDYATPVAYEKEIATIMQGLIVFAVVISYEAVRVWGLRRQQKRVGEELAAAAANNNSPKEVAAR, translated from the coding sequence ATGAAGAAGTTCGACAAGGAGCGCGTGCTCCTCGCGGTGGCCGGCCCGGTCATCGCGCTCGTCGCGGCGATCGCGCTGACCTCGGTCGTGCTGCTCGCCTCGGGCAAGAGCCCGTTCGAGCCGTACTCCCTGATGCTCCAGCAGGCGACGTACTCCGACACCCAGGTCCTGATCATCAACCAGGCGTCGCTGTACTACATCGCGGCACTCGGTGTGGCCATCGGCTTCCGCATGAACCTGTTCAACATCGGCGTCGACGGCCAGTACCGCCTCGGCGCGATGATGACCGCGGTGGTCGGCGCGCATCTCGCGCTGCCGTCCTTCCTGCAGATCCCGGTGCTCATGCTCGTCGCGGTGTTCACCGGCGCCTTCTGGGCCGGTATCGCGGGCGTCCTGAAGGTCACCCGCGGTGTGAGCGAGGTCGTCGCGACGATCATGCTCAACGCGATCGCCACCAGCCTCATCGGCTACCTCACCGCGGAGAACATCTGGGGTGTGCAGGTCGGCAACAACAACACGACCGGCATCATGAAGAAGTCCGGCTGGTTCCCTGGCATCAACCTCGGCGCGGACGTCGGCGAGATCTACGGCATGGTCTTCATCGCGATCCTCATGGGCGTTCTGTACTGGCTCGTCCTCAACCGCACCCGCTTCGGCTTCGACCTGCGCGCCACCGGTGCCTCCGAGACCGCTGCCGCGGCCTCCGGCGTCGACGCCAAGAAGATGGTGCTCACCGCGATGCTGATCTCCGGCGCGATCGCGGGCTTCTCCGGTCTGCCGCTGCTGCTGGGTGACGCCCACACCTACAGCCTGAGCTTCCCGGCCGGCCTCGGCTTCACCGCCATCGGCATCGCGCTGCTCGGCCGCAACAACCCGGGCGGCATCGCGCTCGCCGCGCTCCTGTGGGCCTTCCTCGACAAGGCGTCCCCTGCGCTCGACTACGCGACCCCGGTGGCGTACGAGAAGGAGATCGCCACGATCATGCAGGGCCTGATCGTCTTCGCGGTCGTCATCTCGTACGAGGCCGTACGTGTCTGGGGCCTGCGCCGCCAGCAGAAGCGGGTCGGTGAGGAACTGGCCGCGGCCGCCGCCAACAACAACTCCCCGAAGGAGGTGGCTGCCCGATGA
- a CDS encoding ABC transporter ATP-binding protein, whose translation MVANHDIHLTVRKGTVHALVGENGAGKSTLMKILYGMQKPDEGTITVDGEQVTFHNPADAIARGIGMVHQHFMLADNLTVLENVVLGSEKLYGIGGGARKKIKEISDRYGLNVRPDVLVEGLGVAERQRVEILKVLYRGARTLILDEPTAVLVPQEVDALFDNLRELKSEGLAVIFISHKLGEVLSVADEITVIRRGTTVGTAVPAETTPRQLAEMMVGSELPTPETAESTVTDKPVIQVEGLTVYASGAPSLGELAEPTGAGLVIEDRAETAAAVRRILDDVTFTIHAGEVMGIAGVEGNGQTELIDALIGLKHADSGAISFLGEEITGWATRKRREKGIGYIPEDRHRHGLLLEAPLWENRILGHVTEAPNAKGFWLDIKGAQEDTKRIVKEYDVRTPGIDVTAASLSGGNQQKLIVGREMSHKPRFLIAAHPTRGVDVGAQAAIWDQIREARREGLAVLLISADLDELIGLSDTLRVIYNGRLVADADPATVTPEELGSAMTGAASGHLEHVAESAAPEDEAR comes from the coding sequence GTGGTGGCCAACCATGACATCCACCTGACGGTCCGCAAGGGCACGGTCCACGCCCTCGTCGGCGAGAACGGTGCCGGCAAGTCGACGCTGATGAAGATCCTCTATGGCATGCAGAAGCCGGACGAGGGCACGATCACCGTCGACGGTGAGCAGGTCACCTTCCACAACCCCGCCGACGCCATCGCGCGCGGCATCGGCATGGTCCACCAGCACTTCATGCTCGCCGACAACCTCACCGTCCTGGAGAACGTGGTCCTGGGCAGCGAGAAGCTGTACGGCATCGGCGGGGGCGCCCGTAAGAAGATCAAGGAGATCTCCGACCGGTACGGGCTGAACGTCCGCCCGGACGTCCTGGTCGAGGGCCTCGGTGTCGCCGAGCGCCAGCGCGTGGAGATTCTCAAGGTCCTCTACCGCGGCGCCCGCACCCTGATCCTGGACGAGCCCACCGCCGTACTGGTGCCGCAGGAGGTGGACGCACTCTTCGACAACCTGCGCGAGCTCAAGTCCGAGGGCCTGGCCGTCATCTTCATCTCGCACAAGCTGGGCGAGGTCCTCTCGGTCGCCGACGAGATCACCGTCATCCGGCGCGGTACGACGGTCGGCACGGCCGTCCCCGCCGAGACGACCCCCCGCCAGCTCGCCGAGATGATGGTCGGCAGCGAGCTCCCGACCCCGGAGACCGCCGAGTCCACCGTCACGGACAAGCCGGTCATCCAGGTCGAGGGCCTCACGGTCTACGCCAGCGGTGCCCCCTCCCTCGGCGAGCTCGCCGAGCCGACGGGCGCCGGTCTGGTCATAGAGGACAGGGCCGAGACCGCCGCCGCGGTGCGTCGCATCCTCGACGACGTCACCTTCACCATCCACGCGGGTGAGGTGATGGGCATCGCCGGTGTCGAGGGCAACGGCCAGACCGAGCTCATCGACGCGCTGATCGGTCTCAAGCACGCGGACTCCGGAGCCATCAGCTTCCTCGGCGAGGAGATCACGGGGTGGGCCACCCGCAAGCGCCGTGAGAAGGGCATCGGGTACATCCCCGAGGACCGACACCGTCACGGCCTGCTGCTGGAGGCCCCGCTCTGGGAGAACCGCATCCTCGGCCATGTCACCGAGGCCCCGAACGCGAAGGGCTTCTGGCTCGACATCAAGGGCGCCCAGGAGGACACCAAGCGGATCGTCAAGGAGTACGACGTCCGCACCCCCGGTATCGACGTCACCGCCGCCTCGCTCTCCGGCGGCAACCAGCAGAAGCTGATCGTCGGCCGCGAGATGAGCCACAAGCCGCGCTTCCTGATCGCCGCCCACCCCACCCGCGGTGTGGACGTCGGCGCCCAGGCCGCGATCTGGGACCAGATCCGCGAGGCCCGCCGTGAGGGCCTGGCCGTGCTGCTGATCTCGGCCGACCTGGACGAGCTGATCGGCCTGTCGGACACCCTGCGGGTGATCTACAACGGCAGGCTCGTGGCGGACGCCGACCCGGCGACCGTCACCCCGGAGGAACTCGGCTCGGCCATGACCGGCGCCGCCTCCGGACACCTGGAGCACGTAGCGGAAAGCGCCGCCCCGGAGGACGAGGCCCGATGA
- a CDS encoding BMP family lipoprotein, with translation MRRVSRIAVAGVATASLAVALSACGGSSTEASSGGSAKTKGIGLAYDIGGKGDQSFNDAAFAGFQKAEKDLKIGGRDIEPQDGESDADKVQRLEQLAKSGYNPVIGVGFVYAPAVKEVAAKYPKTTFGIIDDEQDKAANVADMVFHEEQASYLAGVAAAKATKKDHIGFVGGVDIPLIHKFEAGYVQGAQSVNPKIKIEKQYLTQTPQEGGFSSPDKGKDAAEGQIEAGADVIYAAAGLSGQGVIQSAASHKVWAIGVDSDQYKQDALAKYKDYILTSATKDVAGAVYNLAKSVADGKPATGVVRASLATGGVGLADSNPAFKNNADLQAALKKAEAGIKDGSITVKTS, from the coding sequence ATGCGCCGGGTGTCCCGAATCGCGGTTGCGGGCGTTGCGACCGCATCCCTCGCCGTTGCCCTCTCCGCCTGTGGCGGATCGTCCACCGAAGCCTCGAGCGGCGGCTCGGCCAAGACCAAGGGCATCGGCCTTGCGTACGACATCGGCGGCAAGGGTGACCAGTCCTTCAACGACGCCGCGTTCGCCGGTTTCCAGAAGGCCGAGAAAGACCTCAAGATCGGCGGCCGGGACATCGAGCCGCAGGACGGCGAGTCCGACGCCGACAAGGTGCAGCGCCTGGAGCAGCTCGCCAAGTCCGGCTACAACCCGGTGATCGGCGTCGGCTTCGTGTACGCGCCGGCCGTCAAGGAGGTCGCGGCGAAGTACCCGAAGACCACCTTCGGCATCATCGACGACGAGCAGGACAAGGCCGCGAACGTCGCCGACATGGTCTTCCACGAGGAGCAGGCCTCCTACCTCGCGGGTGTCGCGGCGGCGAAGGCCACCAAGAAGGACCACATCGGCTTCGTCGGTGGCGTGGACATCCCGCTGATCCACAAGTTCGAGGCCGGGTACGTCCAGGGCGCCCAGTCGGTCAACCCGAAGATCAAGATCGAGAAGCAGTACCTGACCCAGACGCCCCAGGAGGGCGGTTTCTCCAGCCCCGACAAGGGCAAGGACGCGGCCGAGGGTCAGATCGAGGCGGGCGCGGACGTGATCTACGCCGCCGCGGGTCTGTCGGGTCAGGGCGTCATCCAGTCCGCCGCCTCGCACAAGGTGTGGGCCATCGGCGTCGACTCCGACCAGTACAAGCAGGACGCGCTGGCCAAGTACAAGGACTACATCCTGACTTCGGCCACCAAGGACGTCGCCGGGGCGGTCTACAACCTCGCGAAGTCCGTGGCGGACGGCAAGCCCGCGACCGGTGTCGTCCGTGCCAGCCTCGCCACCGGCGGTGTCGGCCTCGCCGACTCGAACCCGGCGTTCAAGAACAACGCCGACCTGCAGGCCGCGCTGAAGAAGGCCGAGGCGGGTATCAAGGACGGCTCGATCACGGTCAAGACCTCCTGA
- a CDS encoding BMP family lipoprotein — MSRRTRFSQAAVAVSVIALAAVGCGKSSTDTSSDSKKSSSGYAGKGIGLAYDIGGKGDQSFNDAAFAGFQKAETEFKIGGRDIEPQDGESDADKVQRLEQLAKSGYNPVIGVGFVYAPAVKEVAAKYPKTTFGIIDDEQDKAANIADLVFHEEQSSYLAGVAAAKATKKNHIGFIGGVDIPLIHKFEAGFDQGAKSVNPSIKIESQYLTQTPQEGGFASPDKGKDAAAGQIEKGADVLYHAAGLSGQGVISEAASKKVWAIGVDSDQYAQSSLAKYKDWILGSALKNVGGAVYDLAKSVVDGKPLSGVVRGDLKSGGVGFADSNPKYKAMKDVVAAVDKAKQDIIDGKVTVKTTQ; from the coding sequence ATGTCTCGGAGGACCAGGTTCTCCCAAGCAGCGGTGGCCGTCTCGGTCATCGCCCTCGCGGCGGTCGGTTGTGGCAAGTCGAGCACCGACACGAGCAGCGACTCCAAGAAGAGCTCGTCGGGCTACGCCGGGAAGGGCATCGGTCTCGCGTACGACATCGGTGGCAAGGGCGACCAGTCCTTCAACGACGCCGCGTTCGCCGGTTTCCAGAAGGCCGAGACCGAGTTCAAGATCGGCGGCCGGGACATCGAGCCGCAGGACGGCGAGTCCGACGCCGACAAGGTGCAGCGCCTGGAGCAGCTCGCCAAGTCCGGCTACAACCCGGTGATCGGCGTCGGCTTCGTGTACGCGCCGGCCGTCAAGGAGGTCGCGGCGAAGTACCCGAAGACCACCTTCGGCATCATCGACGACGAGCAGGACAAGGCGGCGAACATAGCCGACCTGGTCTTCCACGAGGAGCAGTCCTCCTACCTCGCGGGTGTCGCTGCGGCGAAGGCCACCAAGAAGAACCACATCGGCTTCATCGGCGGCGTGGACATTCCGCTCATCCACAAGTTCGAGGCGGGCTTCGACCAGGGCGCGAAGTCGGTCAACCCGAGCATCAAGATCGAGTCGCAGTACCTGACGCAGACGCCCCAGGAGGGCGGCTTCGCCAGCCCCGACAAGGGCAAGGACGCGGCGGCCGGCCAGATCGAGAAGGGCGCCGACGTGCTCTACCACGCGGCCGGCCTGTCCGGTCAGGGCGTGATCTCCGAGGCCGCCTCCAAGAAGGTGTGGGCCATCGGCGTCGACTCCGACCAGTACGCGCAGAGCTCCCTGGCCAAGTACAAGGACTGGATCCTCGGCTCGGCCCTGAAGAACGTCGGCGGCGCGGTGTACGACCTGGCCAAGTCCGTCGTCGACGGCAAGCCGCTGAGCGGTGTCGTGCGCGGTGACCTGAAGTCGGGCGGCGTCGGCTTCGCCGACTCCAACCCGAAGTACAAGGCCATGAAGGATGTCGTCGCTGCGGTCGACAAGGCCAAGCAGGACATCATCGACGGCAAGGTCACCGTCAAGACGACCCAGTGA
- a CDS encoding amidohydrolase: MSREYEADVPGGAALPGTLPDALRAELIAFRRDMHMHPELGNQEFRTTAALKARLEQAGLKPRVLDIGTGLICDIGIDAGEGAGEGEGGGARDRARDRVVDGGRGMLALRADIDALPIPDTKSDCAYRSTVPGRAHACGHDVHTTVVLGAGLVLAELHRQGLLPHPVRLIFQPAEEVLPGGAPDAIESGVLDGVGRIIGVHCDPKVDAGRIGLRHGPITSACDRLEVSLDGAGGHTARPHLTTDLVTAAARVVTDVPSLVARRVDARSGLAVTWGRVESGHACNVIPQHAELSGTVRCLDLEAWRQAPDLVHAAIDEIANLYRAKSEINYIRGVPPVVNDPAVTELLHDAMTSRRGSHSVEDTEQSLGGEDFSWYLEHVPGAMARLGVRTPGERTTRDLHRGDFDVDESAITAGVELFTAAALLDAIR, from the coding sequence ATGTCCCGAGAGTACGAGGCCGATGTCCCCGGGGGAGCAGCGCTCCCCGGCACCCTGCCCGACGCCCTGCGTGCCGAGCTGATCGCGTTCCGGCGCGACATGCACATGCACCCGGAGCTCGGCAACCAGGAGTTCCGCACCACCGCGGCACTCAAGGCGCGCCTGGAGCAGGCGGGCCTCAAGCCCCGCGTGCTCGACATCGGGACCGGGCTCATCTGTGACATCGGGATCGACGCCGGTGAAGGAGCGGGGGAGGGCGAAGGGGGCGGGGCGCGCGACCGCGCACGGGACCGTGTGGTCGACGGCGGACGCGGCATGCTCGCCCTGCGCGCCGACATCGACGCGCTGCCCATCCCGGACACGAAGAGTGACTGCGCGTACCGCTCGACCGTGCCCGGCCGCGCGCACGCCTGCGGCCACGACGTGCACACGACCGTCGTCCTCGGCGCCGGGCTCGTCCTCGCCGAGCTGCATCGCCAGGGGCTCCTGCCGCATCCCGTACGGCTGATCTTCCAGCCCGCCGAAGAGGTCCTGCCCGGGGGCGCGCCCGACGCCATCGAGTCCGGAGTGCTGGACGGCGTGGGGCGGATCATCGGCGTGCACTGCGATCCGAAGGTCGACGCCGGACGGATCGGACTGCGCCACGGTCCCATCACCTCCGCCTGCGACCGGCTGGAAGTCTCACTCGACGGCGCCGGCGGCCACACCGCGCGCCCCCATCTCACCACCGACCTCGTCACCGCCGCCGCGCGCGTCGTCACCGACGTGCCGTCCCTCGTCGCCCGGCGCGTGGACGCCCGCAGCGGGCTCGCGGTGACCTGGGGACGCGTCGAATCCGGTCACGCCTGCAACGTCATCCCGCAGCATGCCGAGCTCTCCGGGACCGTACGCTGCCTCGACCTCGAGGCCTGGCGGCAGGCGCCCGACCTGGTGCACGCGGCCATCGACGAGATCGCGAACCTGTACCGCGCCAAGTCCGAGATCAACTACATCCGGGGCGTCCCGCCGGTCGTCAACGACCCGGCGGTCACGGAGCTCCTCCATGACGCCATGACCTCGCGGCGCGGCTCGCACTCCGTCGAGGACACCGAGCAGAGCCTCGGCGGCGAGGACTTCTCCTGGTACCTGGAGCACGTGCCCGGCGCCATGGCCCGCCTCGGCGTCCGTACGCCGGGCGAGCGCACCACCCGTGACCTGCACCGCGGCGACTTCGACGTGGACGAGTCGGCCATCACGGCCGGAGTCGAGCTCTTCACCGCGGCGGCCCTGCTGGACGCGATCCGCTAG
- a CDS encoding ATP-binding protein, translating to MTKSCPPPRFPKGNDRYDSVDYTPYPGNIPRARRRVAQLAVDWGHPDAAGDAALLASELCTNALLHGCLRDRLFRVETSLTGNALRVAVTDPRGERLPYPPTPVADDQFGRGLLIVRALANRWSVEKLTVGKTVWAELEMRGDLDA from the coding sequence GTGACCAAGTCCTGCCCTCCCCCTCGCTTCCCCAAGGGCAACGACCGCTATGACTCCGTGGACTACACCCCCTACCCGGGCAACATCCCCCGCGCCCGCAGGCGCGTCGCCCAACTCGCCGTCGACTGGGGTCACCCCGACGCCGCCGGCGACGCGGCGCTGCTGGCGAGCGAGTTGTGCACGAACGCCCTGCTCCATGGGTGCTTACGGGACCGCCTGTTCCGCGTCGAGACGTCGCTGACCGGCAACGCACTGCGCGTCGCCGTGACCGACCCGAGAGGTGAGCGGCTGCCGTATCCGCCCACGCCCGTCGCGGATGACCAGTTCGGCCGAGGCCTCCTCATCGTCCGCGCACTCGCGAACCGCTGGTCCGTGGAGAAGCTCACCGTCGGCAAGACCGTCTGGGCGGAGCTGGAAATGCGTGGGGATCTAGATGCCTGA
- a CDS encoding DUF5753 domain-containing protein has protein sequence MTAVPFTRGNRVSTVLARKLGGELLTLRDTAGLTQPQAAEALSATAAKVAKMERGWVPFRDPDIQILCDVYGVTDPKVVERLLNLAKTDRGRRKAKGWWNQYPELRSLVEYVALEDISTGIRTWQGAFVPGLLQTPDYARALAIGNADWDDPDDIERFVEAKIARQARLTDTNPLSLWAVVGEGALRQLVGGREVMRVQLAHLAEASRLPNVRLQVLPFLAGSHPGMTSAFSIVSFAEPGAMDVVYMDTTSSTLWLESEADAARHNATFERIARSGLALRDSTALIERIRKEL, from the coding sequence GTGACCGCAGTCCCGTTCACGCGCGGCAACCGCGTATCCACCGTCCTCGCCCGCAAGTTGGGCGGTGAGCTGCTGACGCTGCGTGACACAGCCGGCCTGACGCAGCCACAAGCCGCGGAGGCACTGTCGGCAACTGCGGCCAAGGTCGCCAAGATGGAGCGCGGCTGGGTCCCCTTCCGCGATCCCGACATCCAGATCCTGTGCGACGTGTACGGCGTGACCGACCCGAAGGTCGTGGAACGGCTGCTGAACCTCGCCAAGACCGACCGGGGTCGCCGTAAGGCCAAGGGATGGTGGAACCAGTACCCCGAGCTTCGCTCTCTGGTTGAGTACGTGGCCCTCGAGGACATCTCGACCGGAATCCGTACCTGGCAAGGGGCCTTCGTCCCCGGCCTCTTGCAGACTCCGGACTACGCCCGGGCTCTCGCGATCGGCAACGCCGACTGGGATGACCCCGACGACATCGAGCGTTTCGTCGAGGCGAAGATCGCGCGGCAGGCACGCTTGACGGACACGAACCCTCTCAGCCTGTGGGCTGTCGTGGGCGAGGGCGCACTGCGCCAACTTGTCGGCGGCCGCGAGGTCATGCGCGTACAACTGGCGCACTTGGCGGAAGCGTCCCGTCTGCCCAATGTCAGGCTTCAGGTGCTTCCCTTCCTCGCCGGTTCCCATCCCGGGATGACCAGCGCCTTCAGCATCGTCTCGTTCGCCGAACCCGGCGCGATGGACGTGGTCTACATGGACACCACCTCGTCTACCCTGTGGCTGGAGAGCGAGGCCGACGCCGCGCGCCACAACGCCACATTCGAGCGGATCGCCCGGAGCGGACTCGCTCTTCGCGATTCCACCGCCCTGATCGAACGTATCCGCAAGGAGTTGTGA
- a CDS encoding DUF397 domain-containing protein translates to MPQFEFAKSSHSSGNGECVEVARNIPGTVAVRDSKDVDGPIVVVAPSTWAAFAVHVGQRPSRAPH, encoded by the coding sequence GTGCCGCAGTTCGAGTTCGCCAAGTCCAGCCACAGCAGCGGCAACGGCGAGTGCGTCGAAGTCGCCCGCAACATACCCGGCACCGTCGCCGTCCGTGACTCAAAGGACGTGGACGGGCCCATAGTCGTGGTCGCCCCGTCCACCTGGGCGGCGTTCGCGGTGCACGTGGGGCAGCGACCGAGCCGCGCACCTCACTGA
- a CDS encoding contact-dependent growth inhibition system immunity protein: protein MPLSPLEHDRRHGELDQVIRAYAGQPADDTPDKPSQALTAYLRHTWHTRPWALATAETQLREYARNPPGRLRLRLGEFYAIPDVGLPESDIEQWLTCLADHIKHSVETGEAPPPATPTTHWEWHARSPELAQFLGGWFSQDMPDEFDDHDAAVDDYAAGTHPQLVARLAGELCELLALDLDESDYALAVAELGMEVDPPAPYSPSGWLTLVAERLAAPRADYGPDAGQ from the coding sequence GTGCCCCTGAGCCCCCTCGAACACGACCGCCGCCACGGCGAACTGGACCAGGTGATCCGCGCCTACGCCGGGCAGCCCGCCGACGACACCCCGGACAAGCCCAGCCAGGCCCTGACCGCCTACCTCCGCCACACCTGGCACACCCGACCCTGGGCACTGGCCACGGCAGAGACCCAGCTGCGGGAGTACGCCCGCAACCCGCCCGGCCGACTCCGTCTGCGCCTCGGCGAGTTCTACGCGATCCCGGACGTCGGGCTGCCCGAGTCGGACATCGAGCAGTGGCTGACCTGCCTCGCCGACCACATCAAGCACAGCGTCGAGACCGGCGAGGCCCCGCCCCCGGCCACCCCCACCACCCACTGGGAATGGCACGCCCGCTCCCCCGAACTCGCCCAGTTCCTCGGCGGCTGGTTCTCCCAGGACATGCCGGACGAGTTCGACGACCACGATGCCGCCGTCGACGACTACGCGGCCGGCACCCACCCCCAGCTTGTCGCCCGCCTGGCTGGCGAACTGTGCGAACTCCTGGCCCTGGACCTGGACGAGTCCGACTACGCCTTGGCCGTCGCCGAACTGGGCATGGAGGTCGACCCACCTGCCCCCTACAGCCCCAGCGGCTGGCTCACCCTCGTCGCCGAACGGCTCGCGGCGCCGCGAGCGGACTACGGGCCGGACGCCGGTCAGTGA
- a CDS encoding RNase A-like domain-containing protein — translation MRTRSATYPDRETAQWATQQVVTANEQLIHRWLALATRPRLTIEASWPSRTEPVGRVLIQAMMLAGREPVDVRAARVVLRRDATRPHGFVVQATFPVYL, via the coding sequence ATGCGTACCCGTTCCGCCACCTACCCCGACCGCGAAACCGCCCAATGGGCCACCCAGCAGGTCGTCACAGCCAACGAGCAGCTGATCCACCGCTGGCTCGCCCTGGCCACCCGCCCCCGTCTGACGATCGAGGCGTCGTGGCCCTCGCGCACCGAGCCGGTCGGCCGGGTGCTGATCCAGGCGATGATGCTGGCGGGCCGTGAGCCCGTGGACGTACGCGCGGCCCGCGTGGTGCTCAGGCGCGACGCGACCCGTCCCCATGGCTTCGTCGTCCAGGCCACCTTCCCCGTCTATCTGTAG
- a CDS encoding RNase A-like domain-containing protein, with translation MADRPSDAQRKQERDQLTPATPGSGGGFDVQPPHLYYSSAVVRDGQFDYDKGATQLVEALNQYSQSAGTGWGPDSFANVYMQITEKFIKTWATSVVSVGGVAVGLTVTANNYQAADWFARKMQGPPPRRMPPVVIDKEPNYGKVNDIRWSGTGEDADSWAISGALGEIPDFLADVIRPAIEYGLNLGKTHEITPGAREDDLKGMATAWRQAGSTALKAGDNFTSAISYMTDPQGDSEWQGAMKSFCQAIWGTTAWGRNRDAQGNIAQQGGRSWKTSGTVAPAQRRPILEVLHHTADTIQKTCDDLAQVAKTCRETTTNLAKTAAKGMVEDLTTGLDVLELLELAGSAMFGKLVMTFRQHMDRAAADKAVEIYQQKFSDAASTLLELEWELDEALKSAPTFNAEEARAEAFGARALNDFKKEHKWTVPNDAAGNHKYPLDLANQEYIENSHGVDKHIGKTDDQLAQRLRDQSNIPAASTFKDMADAQKYTQLTIDKEQAAIETYLKSGPPYNPPSKVFTYHDPNGPVTGTSISKDDYQYGLQHRQDPRVVESHGVQIRVKPDPDPNTKLDPPFTLITSTPTKN, from the coding sequence ATGGCCGACCGTCCCAGCGACGCCCAACGCAAGCAGGAGCGGGACCAGTTGACGCCGGCGACGCCCGGCAGCGGTGGTGGGTTCGACGTACAGCCACCGCACCTGTACTACTCGTCGGCAGTGGTGCGTGACGGGCAGTTCGACTACGACAAGGGCGCCACCCAGCTGGTCGAGGCGCTCAATCAGTACAGCCAGTCGGCGGGTACGGGGTGGGGTCCCGATTCCTTCGCCAACGTCTACATGCAGATCACCGAGAAGTTCATCAAGACCTGGGCGACCAGCGTGGTGAGCGTCGGCGGTGTCGCGGTCGGGCTGACGGTGACGGCCAACAACTACCAGGCGGCGGACTGGTTCGCGCGCAAAATGCAAGGACCGCCGCCACGCCGCATGCCCCCGGTCGTCATCGACAAGGAGCCCAACTACGGCAAGGTCAACGACATCAGGTGGTCCGGGACGGGCGAGGACGCCGACTCCTGGGCGATCTCCGGGGCGCTCGGCGAGATCCCGGACTTCCTCGCGGACGTGATCCGGCCGGCCATCGAGTACGGGCTCAACCTCGGCAAGACCCACGAGATCACCCCGGGTGCCCGCGAGGACGACCTCAAGGGGATGGCCACCGCGTGGCGCCAGGCCGGGAGCACTGCCCTGAAAGCGGGTGACAACTTCACCTCCGCCATCAGCTATATGACGGACCCTCAGGGCGACAGTGAGTGGCAGGGCGCGATGAAGTCGTTCTGCCAGGCGATCTGGGGGACTACCGCCTGGGGCCGCAACCGGGACGCGCAGGGCAACATTGCCCAGCAGGGCGGTCGCAGCTGGAAAACCTCGGGAACGGTGGCGCCCGCCCAACGCCGTCCGATCCTGGAGGTTCTTCACCACACCGCCGACACCATCCAGAAGACCTGCGACGACCTGGCCCAGGTGGCGAAGACCTGCCGGGAGACCACCACCAACCTGGCCAAGACCGCGGCCAAGGGGATGGTGGAGGACTTGACGACCGGGCTCGACGTGCTGGAACTGCTCGAACTCGCCGGCAGCGCCATGTTCGGCAAGCTGGTCATGACATTCCGCCAGCACATGGACCGGGCGGCCGCGGACAAGGCCGTCGAGATCTACCAGCAGAAATTCAGCGACGCGGCGAGCACACTGCTCGAGCTGGAGTGGGAACTGGACGAGGCGCTCAAGAGCGCGCCCACGTTCAACGCGGAGGAGGCCAGGGCGGAGGCCTTCGGCGCGCGGGCGCTCAACGACTTCAAAAAGGAACACAAGTGGACTGTTCCGAATGACGCGGCAGGAAACCACAAGTACCCGCTCGACCTGGCGAACCAGGAATACATCGAGAACTCGCACGGTGTCGACAAACATATTGGGAAGACGGACGACCAACTCGCCCAGCGCCTTCGGGACCAGAGCAATATTCCGGCGGCTTCGACCTTCAAGGACATGGCTGACGCCCAGAAGTACACGCAGCTCACCATCGACAAGGAACAGGCCGCGATCGAGACCTACTTGAAGAGCGGGCCTCCGTACAACCCGCCGAGCAAGGTGTTCACTTACCATGATCCGAACGGACCGGTGACGGGTACCAGCATCTCCAAGGACGACTACCAGTACGGTCTGCAGCACCGTCAGGATCCGCGGGTCGTCGAGTCCCATGGTGTACAGATCAGGGTGAAGCCGGACCCTGACCCGAACACGAAACTGGACCCCCCGTTCACGCTTATCACCTCCACACCGACGAAGAACTGA
- a CDS encoding WXG100 family type VII secretion target — translation MQPGDAADDHIAVSFTTLHDLAVELEDILKKLNGKLDDLYDRAVPVVLSWEGEAREVFVDKLDEWDHSAQDLQAAQKWLHEYVTTGHANYAAANRAVLRGWGGA, via the coding sequence ATGCAGCCTGGAGATGCCGCCGACGACCACATAGCCGTCTCCTTCACCACCCTTCACGACCTCGCCGTCGAACTGGAGGACATCCTCAAGAAGCTCAACGGCAAACTGGACGACCTCTACGACCGGGCCGTCCCTGTCGTCCTCTCCTGGGAAGGCGAGGCCCGCGAGGTCTTCGTCGACAAACTCGACGAGTGGGACCACTCGGCGCAGGACCTCCAGGCCGCACAGAAGTGGCTGCACGAATACGTCACGACGGGCCACGCCAACTATGCGGCGGCGAACCGGGCGGTGCTGCGGGGCTGGGGAGGTGCCTGA